The Bombus vancouverensis nearcticus chromosome 3, iyBomVanc1_principal, whole genome shotgun sequence genomic sequence CGGTTTTCGATACTCTAGTCCATTGATAACAGAAGAAAGTTCGATGAATTTGACTGTATTGTTCAGAACatgatttattttctaattaaagcTTAGGAAAGAAAATGAACAAATCTTGCAGTTCCAGTTGCCAATAAAATATGTTAGAGATAAACTGTAAATTAAAATGTCATTAAACAATGGATGTTCCCTGTTTTCTTATCTTACTTTTCAATGATCAAATTTCAGTTTGGAATGTACAATTGAATCGATCGGTTCCAATGTGTCCTTTTTCCGTCCAGACATTTCGTACCTTAGCATAATCTTAATTAAGGTATTTAAAGTCTAGAACTTAGTATTAGTATGTAAGATACAAGCTGTTGCTCTGTAACTTTCGAAGAATAGAGAGCAAATGATATCATGGAATATAAAGCGAAAAGTACGTAAATACGTGACCGTTGCATTTCTCGTCTTTAATTGGCACGCAACTAACGCGCGTTCCTCATTCTGATATGGAATGCGTTAATACTCGCATTTTGTTCATGCATTATGATGTGACATGCCGTCTATAATAAAACGTTCGtggaatttggaatttttcgAATGCTCGATGAacttgaaattaattataaaaatagaacACAGGAAACAgcatatcatttttatattatgatcctgttgcacaataatttattaattaataatattagtaacttAAATTAGTGAGttacaaattgtaaattatatatagatctgataaaaatataacgatGAAATTGTTTTACTGAAATATTCCTTAATGgaattgtaatattataaagactgattaattttaaaggaaaattaattttaaagtaGGTGCTAAATGTACATCACTCTACAGATACGTACAAGAAGTGTAAAAATGTATCACACATATTTTCTCACCAGATTGATTGAACGTTTAGCATTTGGCATATCACATTATAACACATGAGCAATTGAATCAAACAAAAAGAGATAGAACAAATACTCCAAATTTTTCGGTACACGATTAAAAAAATTCCAATATTTGTTTTGATGTTGCTCATTATAAActaaatgtttaatttaataaGTGAAAAGCGAACATTAttgagatatttatttaaagatgTTTAGAACAGTATTTTTGCCATGTTTTAATTTGGAACAAAAAGCTAATTTTTACTTATGACGTTAATGTGCTCTTTTATAGTACTTTGCACTTGTTTGTTTAACTGATATGGTAAATCAGgaacaaattaattaaaatacatgATATTCCAGAGCTGTTTCCTGAAGAATTTTTTGTACATTCACCATTTgtcattaaaaataataaacttacaTTTTGTATAGTGATTTAGTCGTGCATACGTAATGTGCAACATCGGAAACGAATAAATAGTTTAGAAAGAATCTTTTACATTTCTGTTTACTTGATAAATAGAAATTGATTGAAATAGAAATCAATTGGTTGATAAAAAAGACattgtatataaattaataattatagtgACTATTATATTGGTATTGTATGtatattagaaattttgtaaataaagtaTATGAAAACAATAAGAGTCCTtcattttattacataaaaataaaacatatacTTAAAAGAATATGATAGTTAATAGAAtggtttttaattattttattttattgcaatTAATCAAGTGTATAAGTCGttcgaaatttgtataaatattaattatttaaatcgtCTACTATTTAGAACTAAAATCTAAATTAAACATCGTTTAAGATATGACTATTGTATAAAATGTTTAAACAATTTCAATACAGAAATAGTTTAGTTAGAGACATTACAAAATTGAATATGAACATCAAATGTATATCAAATATGTTGATTCAAccagaataaattaaatttttcatttagattATTTTACTATcatcgaaagaaaaatatatattaagtaCAAAATTATGCCTTTAAATTAAATCTGCTCGCATGATATCATTCATTTAATATTCTGATAAAGCAACGTGAaccatttaaaaatataaaacgtatGAAGAGATTACGTAATGAAGTTTAATTCTAAACTTAGAACAAGCACGTGTACCTAAttttcttttgctctaaatAGCACTACAAAGATTTCTTTTAGCTAAGAATACATTCAGTATATACATACCGAGCATGTATTCTACTTCATCGAAAAATGCTATAGCGAGTAATTATTAtaagtaaaaatttaaaaaagatgaatTTAAGAAGAATATTCTATATTCTTCATATATTTCTTCGACACATTGTCTAAATTGTTGATCTTAAATCTGTTTCTCTTCGTTTCAGTCCATTTTTTCATAGATATGAATTCACAAAGTGAATATTATATTGTCATTGATTGCCGTTAgtagactgcgaatgtttatgccAATTCATATTTGCATCAAAACGATCAAAAATACGAAACCTCATTTGTTTCATCTCCTAAATATTTGTGgtttactttggatattttatatacttcctCGCGTTACAAGTATTCTGCAAATGTTTGTACTTTTAAATTTTCCACAAATATTTCTAAACATCTGCAGTCCAGTCATTAATGTTGTCTAATAACGATTATTATTAACGTACATTATTGTACTAAATCAATACAAATCAATGTTTGAATGTAACGGATTGTTCTTCCTTTTTAATAGCTCGGATCAGCGCTAGACTTAGGGCAGCTATTATTATCTGCAAATTTTAATTTACGAGATATAAtaactttcaaatatttatgaaataatctACTTCTAATATTCATCTCtttattgatataaaatatacttacGTGGAGCATACATAGACCCAATGATAAACCAGCTAGCCAACCCGATCTACCCTCCAAAAACCATGAAATTTCTTCGACACATCCGTAGAAGAAGGCGTTTCCAGTAACCGTGTTCCTACATTCAGTGGGTAATGGTTTCCTCAAGGTTATATAATCCATCGGGCCATCGGCACCACAGCAACCGatctattttaaaattactcGATTAATCTTGCACTGGTTATTTAGAACGAATTATTAAAAGTATCTCTTAACAGATATGTTAATCCCTTAACGCACAGATCTTTCTTCGGTTTGTCGATGAAAATGATTCTTACAATAAAAAACAAACTTAGAATGCAAATGAATGAACAACATGTTTTTTATAGAAATCTTGAATCTGCaaagataattttaattatttacgtgTCACAGGAATTAAGCGCATTAAGCGATTAAATTACATATACTTTACATATACttcgtataaaatataacatatcgTCTTATTCGTTTGTCCCACATTGATTATATCAACGTGAAATAAAAAGTCATAACGAGATTACATTAACTTCTCTACAACGGAGATTATTACTTACTAATCTGCTAAATAATCCCGAAAATATTTCCActtgtaattaattatataatgtgTACATCTGTTAACatcgtaataaaataataaaacatattaTCTTACACTCTCTTGAATTAATTGTAGAATGTACGTCGATCTTTGATCGTGGTAATTGTTGATGAGTGAGGTCATGGATCGTCGTATAAGCGGCTGAATATTACTGTCGTAGGTGGAATAATCGAGGAGAACTGCTGTCCCTGCCAGGCCAAGAACGTAGGAAAGTAATTGCAATCctacatacttgaaaaatcaatACAACGATTGCTTAGGATTGGCATATTTTTGTAAGCAATAAATACTCTAATTAATACAAAGTGATCTTAACTTTATAGAGAACTTAATtcgttgaatacaaatacatatttttaactTGATATATCTTGCCTAATTTAAAACGAGTtggttattacgatatatacaATGATAATATAGTCAATATAGTCATAATGTATCTATGTCTTACAACGTAGAGACCAAGGATATGTTCCATAAGAGCGACTCCACAGccaatgaacgtaataattaCGATAAATATCGAAGCCGTAAGTAGGATGTAAATGCCGATGTAGAATTCATATATTTCAAGGAACGCAACCCACTCCTGGAAATCTGGATCCATCCTTAGCCACATGCATAATCCAAACATTGAGCTTCCAAGTAGCTAAGAtacatataacatttaaaaaatcatttcaatcaattattttaaataaattttctcatttttcttctGTAATTTTCGTTTAAGTCAATTGTCGTGTATAACTATCGATCGATTATACCTTAGATAGACTTTTAATCTTTATTTAATAGatcttatattttaatttaaaaaacaaataatttagtgaaaagaatagaaaaaaatcattacagtgaaagaaattttatggGGAAAAGAAAGGATAATGCATGTGAGTATACATATGTAAGTAtatatgtaagtatatatatatatatatatatatatatacactttaTCGAATAGTTTCGTTTCTAACATTTAGTTCTTAAGCCGTTACAGTTTCGTATTCGTCACGCCGATAA encodes the following:
- the Tsp2A gene encoding tetraspanin 2A isoform X2, translated to MFGLCMWLRMDPDFQEWVAFLEIYEFYIGIYILLTASIFIVIITFIGCGVALMEHILGLYVYVGLQLLSYVLGLAGTAVLLDYSTYDSNIQPLIRRSMTSLINNYHDQRSTYILQLIQESIGCCGADGPMDYITLRKPLPTECRNTVTGNAFFYGCVEEISWFLEGRSGWLAGLSLGLCMLHIIIAALSLALIRAIKKEEQSVTFKH
- the Tsp2A gene encoding tetraspanin 2A isoform X1, with translation MVGKTSGPQLEQRIQCIKFTIFCLNAIIWLLGSSMFGLCMWLRMDPDFQEWVAFLEIYEFYIGIYILLTASIFIVIITFIGCGVALMEHILGLYVYVGLQLLSYVLGLAGTAVLLDYSTYDSNIQPLIRRSMTSLINNYHDQRSTYILQLIQESIGCCGADGPMDYITLRKPLPTECRNTVTGNAFFYGCVEEISWFLEGRSGWLAGLSLGLCMLHIIIAALSLALIRAIKKEEQSVTFKH